The following are encoded in a window of Fluviibacter phosphoraccumulans genomic DNA:
- a CDS encoding polysaccharide biosynthesis protein: MPLSKPAAVLVSFPRGIKKLIVLSLDVVVCFLTVWVAFCLRFDEIVAFSGVVALVGAASALLALPIFISLGLYRAIFRYSGWFATLSLIKAVTIYLVLFSIPFLFMGVDGVPRSIGLIQPVLLFVGVGATRLLAKSFLSGLVHKTQQLGEPGVALIYGAGSAGRQIASGLRQTREIKPIGFVDDDSRLWRGLINGLPVYSPAEVAHLVGSKEVTDVLLAIPSASRARQKEILSALSDLPVHVRTLPGLSALANGVVKIEDIREVEIDDVLGRDAVQANEELLHQNITGKVVLVTGAGGSIGSELCRQILVQNPKALVLFELSEFALYAIERELTQLATPVQIIPILGSVLDSNKLARVIRRFDVQTVYHAAAYKHVPMIEMNPAAGVWNNVFGTLRTVESACQAGVETFVLVSTDKAVRPTNVMGCSKRMAELVLQAKSLQENRLGVHTTKLTMVRFGNVLGSSGSVVPVFREQIKNGGPVTVTHPEIIRYFMTIPEAAQLVIQAGAMGEGGDVMVLDMGEPVKIVDLAKRMIHLSGFSHKDEANPDGDIEIQFTGLRPGEKLYEELLIGDNTLPTSHTRIMRAAEHALRWDELEPLLFELEAAIKAENSDAIRSRLKKAVPEFNPQSENGDVLKWHPNPMS, from the coding sequence ATGCCGTTAAGCAAACCAGCCGCAGTACTCGTTTCGTTTCCGCGAGGAATAAAAAAGCTAATTGTCCTTTCGCTGGATGTCGTTGTTTGCTTCTTGACGGTATGGGTAGCGTTTTGCCTACGATTTGACGAGATTGTTGCTTTTTCTGGGGTGGTTGCTCTGGTGGGCGCTGCATCAGCACTGCTGGCTTTGCCGATATTTATCAGTTTGGGTCTCTATAGAGCAATCTTTAGATATAGCGGTTGGTTTGCAACGCTATCACTGATCAAAGCAGTTACTATCTACTTGGTGCTGTTTTCGATTCCTTTTCTATTCATGGGAGTCGATGGTGTCCCTAGATCGATAGGCTTGATTCAACCAGTGCTTCTGTTTGTAGGTGTGGGTGCGACCCGTTTGCTGGCAAAGTCTTTCTTGAGTGGTTTGGTTCATAAGACTCAGCAGTTAGGTGAACCGGGTGTTGCGCTAATTTATGGTGCGGGGTCTGCAGGGCGTCAGATTGCCTCGGGCCTCCGTCAAACGCGTGAAATCAAGCCTATTGGCTTTGTCGATGACGATTCGCGCTTATGGCGCGGGTTGATCAATGGGTTGCCGGTCTATTCGCCTGCCGAGGTGGCACATTTGGTTGGCTCTAAAGAAGTGACAGATGTTTTGTTGGCGATTCCTTCTGCCAGTCGCGCACGCCAAAAAGAGATTCTGAGTGCTTTGTCTGATCTACCGGTACATGTGCGAACTTTGCCGGGGTTGTCTGCTTTGGCTAACGGTGTCGTTAAGATTGAAGACATTCGTGAGGTCGAGATCGATGACGTTCTCGGTCGAGATGCTGTTCAGGCAAATGAAGAGTTGCTGCATCAGAACATTACAGGGAAGGTGGTTCTGGTCACTGGTGCAGGTGGTTCTATCGGCTCGGAACTTTGTCGGCAGATACTTGTTCAGAACCCGAAAGCATTGGTGTTGTTTGAGCTCAGTGAATTTGCGCTGTACGCGATTGAGCGAGAGCTGACGCAGTTGGCGACACCGGTGCAGATCATCCCGATTCTTGGTTCGGTTCTCGATTCAAACAAATTGGCGCGGGTGATTCGGCGGTTTGACGTGCAGACGGTGTACCACGCGGCAGCCTATAAGCATGTGCCCATGATTGAAATGAATCCGGCCGCCGGTGTCTGGAATAATGTATTTGGCACGTTGCGAACGGTCGAATCCGCGTGCCAGGCAGGTGTTGAGACTTTTGTTCTGGTTTCTACCGATAAGGCAGTGCGCCCGACCAATGTGATGGGTTGCTCTAAGCGTATGGCGGAATTGGTGCTGCAGGCGAAGAGCTTGCAAGAGAATCGATTGGGCGTGCATACGACCAAGCTGACCATGGTTCGGTTTGGGAACGTACTGGGTTCCAGCGGCTCGGTTGTGCCTGTGTTCCGGGAACAAATTAAGAATGGCGGGCCGGTGACCGTGACCCACCCGGAGATCATTCGTTACTTTATGACGATTCCTGAGGCGGCTCAGCTAGTGATTCAGGCGGGGGCTATGGGTGAAGGTGGTGACGTCATGGTTCTGGATATGGGTGAGCCAGTCAAAATTGTGGATCTTGCCAAACGGATGATTCATTTGAGCGGCTTCTCGCACAAAGACGAAGCAAACCCGGATGGTGATATCGAGATTCAGTTTACTGGCTTGCGCCCGGGTGAGAAGCTGTACGAAGAGCTGCTGATTGGTGATAACACCCTACCGACCTCGCATACACGGATTATGCGTGCGGCTGAACATGCGCTGCGCTGGGATGAGTTGGAGCCTTTGCTGTTTGAACTGGAAGCAGCGATTAAGGCGGAGAATAGCGATGCCATTCGGTCACGGCTTAAGAAGGCGGTGCCGGAGTTTAATCCTCAGTCTGAGAATGGGGACGTGCTGAAGTGGCATCCTAACCCCATGAGTTAA
- a CDS encoding DegT/DnrJ/EryC1/StrS family aminotransferase has translation MLNTVFSSWPSFTNEEAVAVQETLLSNKVNYWTGNECREFEKEFAVWSDSKYAVALSNGTLALDVALQALGIGSGDEVIVTPRTFIASVSCVVNAGAIPVFADVDVESGNISAETIARVLTPKTKAIIAVHLAGYPCDMAPIMALAEKHDLKVIEDCAQAHGARYKGRSVGSIGHVGAWSFCQDKIMTTGGEGGMVTTNDETLWRSMWSFKDHGKSYEAVYEREHPPGFRWLHESFGTNWRMLEMQAAIGRIQLRCMTDWTQKRTKNALAIWNACQKYSVVHVPVFEDHCGQTVHAHYKCYVYIQPENLASGWSRDRIVEAINVQGVPCYQGSCSEVYLEKAFDGTGWRPDERLPVARKLGETSLMFLVHPTLTDAEIQKTCDVLDSVLKQACR, from the coding sequence ATGCTGAATACAGTCTTTTCTTCTTGGCCTTCCTTCACAAATGAAGAGGCAGTGGCGGTACAAGAAACCTTATTAAGTAACAAGGTAAATTATTGGACGGGGAATGAATGTCGCGAGTTCGAGAAGGAATTCGCTGTATGGTCCGACTCAAAATATGCTGTTGCGCTGAGCAATGGCACGTTAGCCTTAGACGTTGCTCTGCAAGCCCTAGGAATAGGAAGTGGCGATGAAGTTATTGTTACTCCGCGTACTTTCATCGCCAGTGTTTCATGCGTCGTTAATGCAGGCGCAATCCCTGTGTTTGCCGATGTGGATGTTGAAAGCGGGAATATCTCAGCGGAAACAATTGCTAGGGTATTAACTCCTAAGACAAAAGCAATTATTGCTGTGCATCTTGCAGGCTACCCATGTGACATGGCTCCTATTATGGCCCTGGCAGAGAAGCACGACCTTAAGGTGATCGAAGATTGTGCCCAGGCGCATGGTGCCCGCTATAAGGGTCGCTCTGTGGGTAGTATTGGCCATGTAGGAGCTTGGAGTTTTTGTCAGGATAAGATCATGACCACGGGTGGTGAAGGTGGCATGGTTACAACGAACGATGAAACCTTATGGCGCAGCATGTGGTCTTTTAAAGACCACGGCAAGAGCTATGAAGCTGTTTATGAGCGAGAGCATCCACCGGGATTCAGATGGTTACATGAATCGTTTGGTACCAATTGGCGCATGTTGGAAATGCAGGCTGCGATTGGTCGAATACAGCTCAGATGCATGACTGATTGGACGCAAAAGCGCACAAAGAACGCCTTAGCGATCTGGAATGCTTGCCAGAAATACTCGGTAGTTCATGTGCCGGTATTTGAAGATCATTGTGGTCAAACGGTTCATGCGCATTACAAGTGCTATGTCTATATCCAACCAGAAAATTTGGCATCTGGTTGGTCCAGAGATCGCATCGTTGAAGCGATTAATGTGCAAGGAGTGCCTTGCTATCAAGGCTCTTGCTCTGAGGTGTACCTAGAGAAGGCTTTCGACGGAACGGGATGGCGCCCAGATGAGCGATTGCCGGTAGCTCGAAAACTGGGAGAAACATCTCTGATGTTTCTGGTTCACCCGACGTTGACTGATGCCGAAATCCAGAAAACCTGTGATGTGTTGGATAGTGTTTTAAAACAAGCATGCCGTTAA
- a CDS encoding glycosyltransferase family 9 protein, translating to MALLLMALTDGLCWLISGFGLRAQSKLLDLSAVKRVLLVNPAHMGDVVISTAAIRRLKDANPTITVGFVVGAWAKLALDGHPGIDKLYVVDHWRLNRSNASRGAKLWRYWMTWRQSRAAIKRDGYDLGILLNSFSPNLASLLWSANVPMRVGYVSVGEAPLLNIVLPKPASIQSEQAIQLNLLEACGFYGQSQSWLTVPDEKIDVLAGLRVNTPFVVLHPGTGNPAKAWLPESWIVLARHFRGQGLHVVLTGQGAAEEQLASRIANNSGAQNLADKLTWQEWLALLAKADLVVGVDSVVGHVCAAIGRPFVGVYSGIGSIARWAPTGARTIALTKPMPCSPCHTRPCRERTCITAVRVEDVQKAANQLLRTSDAHII from the coding sequence TTGGCGCTACTGCTGATGGCTTTGACAGATGGTTTGTGCTGGCTTATCTCTGGCTTTGGATTGCGAGCACAATCAAAGTTGCTGGATTTGTCAGCGGTTAAGCGTGTTCTTCTGGTCAATCCAGCACATATGGGCGACGTGGTGATATCCACTGCAGCAATTAGGCGATTGAAAGATGCAAACCCGACCATAACGGTTGGGTTTGTGGTGGGGGCCTGGGCTAAGTTAGCCTTGGATGGTCACCCCGGTATTGATAAGTTGTACGTCGTAGATCATTGGCGCTTGAATCGGTCTAATGCTTCACGAGGTGCGAAGCTTTGGCGGTATTGGATGACTTGGCGGCAATCTCGCGCTGCAATTAAGCGTGATGGCTATGATCTGGGAATTCTCCTGAATAGTTTTTCACCGAATCTGGCGTCGTTACTCTGGTCGGCTAATGTACCTATGCGAGTCGGGTATGTCAGTGTTGGGGAGGCGCCGTTGTTGAATATTGTGCTACCCAAGCCAGCGTCAATCCAGTCCGAACAAGCGATACAACTAAACCTCCTAGAAGCTTGCGGGTTTTATGGGCAGAGCCAAAGCTGGTTGACGGTTCCTGATGAGAAGATCGATGTGCTTGCTGGGTTGCGTGTGAATACACCTTTTGTAGTGCTACACCCAGGTACGGGAAACCCTGCCAAGGCCTGGCTCCCTGAGTCTTGGATAGTGCTTGCGCGGCATTTTCGTGGACAGGGTTTACATGTGGTGTTAACGGGTCAGGGTGCAGCAGAAGAACAGTTAGCTAGCCGCATCGCCAATAATTCAGGCGCTCAAAATCTGGCAGACAAGCTGACTTGGCAAGAATGGCTTGCACTTTTAGCTAAGGCCGATTTGGTGGTTGGTGTTGATTCTGTGGTTGGTCATGTCTGTGCTGCAATAGGGCGACCTTTTGTAGGCGTGTATTCTGGCATTGGCTCAATTGCCCGCTGGGCACCAACGGGCGCGAGAACTATTGCCCTTACTAAACCTATGCCATGTTCTCCGTGCCATACGCGCCCCTGTCGTGAGCGCACGTGCATTACGGCGGTGAGGGTTGAAGATGTTCAAAAAGCGGCAAATCAATTGTTGAGAACAAGTGATGCCCATATTATTTGA
- a CDS encoding glycosyltransferase family 32 protein: protein MGEWPLVSVVNLYKKVEVASCSVDAQELGIPRNIYQTWLQPELGKSHAATLAHFKAMNPDCSFWLYGSADMDAYMQQYYGTHPIYEVYTSAQFGPVKTDIWRYCILFERGGFYFDINKMVDVPLNTIVDPTDVAVISYEKNPLPAYLPEGSAALAHPDRLILNWGFGFAKGHPILAAVINNIVVDYPKFKNVHVPNVKEAVLNLTGPHQLTKTIHALAAISKPVMREAGVDFYEYGNANIRGSWVRYAAMPSYSRTTDGVIVT, encoded by the coding sequence ATGGGCGAATGGCCGTTGGTGTCTGTAGTAAACCTGTATAAAAAAGTTGAGGTGGCATCTTGTTCGGTGGATGCTCAAGAGCTGGGTATACCTAGAAATATTTATCAAACCTGGCTGCAGCCGGAATTAGGCAAGTCTCATGCGGCTACTTTGGCACATTTCAAAGCCATGAATCCTGATTGCAGCTTTTGGCTTTACGGCTCGGCGGATATGGATGCGTATATGCAGCAATACTATGGGACGCACCCCATCTATGAGGTTTATACCAGTGCGCAGTTTGGTCCGGTGAAGACGGACATTTGGCGTTACTGCATTCTGTTTGAGCGTGGTGGGTTTTATTTTGATATCAACAAAATGGTTGATGTGCCATTAAATACGATCGTTGACCCCACCGATGTGGCGGTGATTAGTTATGAGAAGAATCCTTTGCCAGCTTACCTACCCGAAGGGTCGGCAGCCTTGGCGCACCCAGATCGCTTGATTTTGAATTGGGGCTTTGGTTTTGCTAAAGGTCACCCGATTCTGGCGGCCGTAATCAATAATATTGTGGTCGATTACCCGAAGTTTAAGAATGTGCATGTGCCTAACGTGAAAGAAGCCGTGCTTAATCTAACTGGGCCGCACCAGCTGACCAAAACGATCCATGCGCTTGCTGCAATTTCAAAACCTGTAATGCGTGAAGCGGGCGTCGATTTTTATGAGTATGGTAATGCCAACATACGTGGATCCTGGGTGCGATATGCTGCAATGCCCTCTTATTCGCGCACAACTGATGGTGTGATCGTTACGTAA
- a CDS encoding UDP-glucuronic acid decarboxylase family protein: MDNRVLVTGGAGFLGSHLCERLLNDGFDVLCVDNFFTGRKENILHLMQNAHFEMMRHDVTFPLYVEVDRIYNLACPASPVHYQFDPVQTTKTSVHGAINMLGLAKRVKARILQASTSEVYGDPEVHPQPEEYWGRVNPIGIRSCYDEGKRCAETLFFDYHRQHQLQIKVMRIFNTYGPRMHPNDGRVVSNFIVQALQGEDITIYGNGQQTRSFCYVDDLIDGMVRFMESDPEFTGPVNVGNPTEFTMLALAEQVLKLVGGASKLVFKPLPQDDPKQRQPNIELAKEQLGWEPKVSLEDGLKETVAYFRALLGRQTR, translated from the coding sequence ATGGATAACCGTGTGCTTGTCACTGGGGGGGCTGGATTTTTAGGGTCTCACCTTTGTGAGCGTTTGCTAAACGATGGCTTCGATGTGCTTTGCGTGGATAATTTCTTTACGGGCCGTAAAGAAAACATTCTCCATCTGATGCAAAACGCGCATTTTGAAATGATGCGTCACGATGTGACTTTCCCTTTGTATGTGGAGGTCGATCGTATATATAACCTGGCATGTCCGGCGTCACCAGTGCACTACCAGTTTGACCCGGTGCAAACAACCAAGACAAGTGTGCACGGTGCGATCAATATGCTGGGATTGGCCAAACGCGTGAAGGCACGGATTTTACAAGCATCAACTTCTGAAGTGTACGGTGACCCTGAAGTTCACCCGCAACCGGAAGAATACTGGGGACGCGTGAATCCTATCGGCATACGTAGTTGCTACGATGAAGGCAAGCGGTGCGCCGAAACGTTATTCTTTGATTATCACCGTCAGCATCAGCTTCAAATTAAAGTGATGCGTATTTTTAATACCTATGGCCCGCGTATGCACCCGAATGATGGGCGGGTTGTGAGTAATTTCATTGTGCAGGCGCTGCAGGGCGAGGATATTACGATCTATGGTAACGGCCAACAGACGCGTAGTTTTTGCTATGTAGATGATTTGATCGACGGCATGGTGCGCTTTATGGAATCTGATCCTGAATTTACTGGCCCGGTAAATGTGGGTAATCCGACTGAGTTCACCATGCTGGCACTGGCTGAGCAGGTTTTGAAGCTTGTGGGTGGTGCCTCCAAACTTGTATTTAAGCCCTTGCCGCAAGATGACCCAAAGCAGCGTCAACCCAATATTGAGTTAGCAAAAGAACAATTGGGTTGGGAGCCCAAAGTGTCCCTGGAAGATGGCCTGAAAGAAACGGTGGCCTACTTCAGAGCACTGTTGGGTCGCCAAACGCGGTGA
- a CDS encoding flippase — protein MLGASAWLFADRFLRLGLSFAVGVLVARHFGPTEFGQITFVVATAGVFGSLSSLGLDDLVPKDMAQDKQPGVSVDDMQRTALTMRLFGGGLSYLLLLVAVWWTDEFGLLFWLAFILGPYFLLQATDVYEYRLRVEGGFGQIARVRTLASLGANLLKATVVWLSFPLAWLAATMTAEFGLNALLFKKIAAMHVGWGRGQFRVEYAQQLLSRSWKIILAGVLMMVQSRIEYFLVEHFLGWDSVGQYAAALKVVELFDVVTVILVTIMLPEFARKYQESPERTVRQGYLLGCMSFMILMPVMGAAIWLFPIAYGEQYAPAFAVLSLFMLRPFFIMVNSVRNMMLVIEHKFWYPPFCAAIGVIASLGFGCYLIPLLGLWGAVLSAVLSLFASTFLADLVANRKNLIAFLSCWREIKPICQGLRGV, from the coding sequence TTGCTTGGCGCTTCGGCGTGGCTTTTTGCCGATCGATTTTTGCGATTGGGGCTGAGCTTTGCGGTTGGTGTTCTGGTCGCTAGACATTTTGGGCCGACAGAGTTTGGTCAGATCACCTTTGTGGTAGCTACTGCGGGAGTTTTTGGTAGCTTGTCATCGTTAGGGTTGGATGACCTTGTGCCCAAAGATATGGCGCAAGATAAACAGCCGGGCGTGTCGGTTGATGATATGCAGCGAACTGCACTGACCATGCGTTTATTCGGCGGCGGTTTGTCTTATCTCTTGCTGTTGGTCGCAGTTTGGTGGACAGATGAGTTTGGGCTGCTCTTTTGGCTTGCGTTCATTTTGGGGCCTTATTTTTTGTTGCAGGCTACAGACGTGTACGAATATCGATTGCGCGTGGAAGGGGGCTTCGGGCAGATTGCCAGAGTAAGAACCTTGGCTTCCTTAGGGGCGAATCTGCTCAAAGCAACAGTTGTCTGGCTCTCGTTCCCTTTGGCTTGGCTCGCGGCGACAATGACGGCCGAGTTTGGTTTGAATGCACTCTTGTTTAAGAAAATTGCGGCAATGCATGTCGGGTGGGGGCGTGGGCAATTTCGTGTTGAGTACGCACAACAGCTATTAAGCCGATCCTGGAAAATTATTCTGGCGGGCGTTTTGATGATGGTTCAATCACGGATTGAGTACTTTCTGGTTGAGCACTTCCTAGGCTGGGATAGCGTTGGACAGTATGCAGCCGCATTGAAAGTGGTGGAGCTCTTTGATGTGGTGACGGTGATACTGGTTACTATCATGCTGCCCGAATTTGCGCGTAAATATCAAGAATCGCCAGAGCGTACAGTCCGTCAAGGGTATTTACTGGGTTGTATGTCTTTTATGATCTTGATGCCCGTTATGGGCGCTGCGATCTGGTTGTTTCCAATTGCTTATGGCGAACAATATGCGCCTGCATTTGCAGTGTTGTCTCTTTTTATGCTGCGGCCTTTTTTTATTATGGTTAATTCCGTCAGAAATATGATGCTCGTGATTGAGCACAAGTTCTGGTATCCACCATTTTGTGCTGCGATAGGCGTTATTGCTTCTTTGGGGTTTGGTTGTTACCTAATTCCACTCCTAGGCCTTTGGGGTGCAGTTTTGTCGGCGGTGCTCAGTTTGTTTGCGTCTACTTTCCTAGCGGATTTAGTGGCTAACAGAAAAAACCTAATCGCTTTTTTGTCGTGCTGGCGAGAAATCAAACCGATTTGCCAGGGGTTGCGTGGTGTTTAA
- a CDS encoding EpsG family protein, whose product MLELNELSARLQGLPTIFSPFTLLGFGFVAVLCLLAFVVSWSGAAHRERIDRSLFWIFGLALVAFAVLRPIGLGRDDLAYVEILKSLCSDGDCSKGSPATRDWVWYGLVRLGLPLWLGNLQVALAISGVGVLIKLFVIDRLCKERLLALLLLIPLSFVQYDLTQLRAGLASSWMMLGIYWLVRSQLWLGGIALVTNFTLHSQAIFSPALLGYRVFGLSRWILPTASLLALALLYGGFYPSASSLAWLGLIPEAVPYYSGSVNGAYLGVKLFPWAYFLILGYGIWLCDALRLTQRSVSEIASAGLFLGMFVAWFFAINPTMQTRIFEFYAVPLVLLAGNVRRSKVRILVTCLLALVLYLRLELLHDWILG is encoded by the coding sequence TTGTTAGAGTTAAATGAACTAAGTGCCCGATTGCAAGGGCTTCCCACTATTTTTTCCCCCTTCACGCTCCTCGGTTTCGGGTTTGTGGCGGTGCTTTGTCTGCTTGCTTTCGTGGTTTCATGGAGTGGGGCTGCTCACCGTGAACGCATTGACCGCAGCTTATTCTGGATATTCGGTCTCGCGCTGGTTGCTTTTGCTGTGCTGAGGCCTATTGGTTTGGGACGCGATGACCTTGCGTATGTCGAGATACTTAAATCGTTGTGCTCGGATGGTGATTGCTCAAAAGGTAGCCCCGCCACACGGGACTGGGTTTGGTATGGGCTTGTTCGCTTGGGTTTGCCACTCTGGCTCGGTAATCTACAGGTGGCACTGGCTATCAGCGGCGTAGGCGTATTGATTAAGCTATTTGTGATCGACCGGCTGTGTAAGGAACGCCTTCTTGCGCTTCTGTTGCTAATCCCGCTGTCATTTGTTCAATATGACCTGACGCAGTTGCGAGCAGGACTCGCTTCTTCCTGGATGATGTTGGGTATCTACTGGCTAGTTCGTTCTCAATTATGGCTGGGCGGTATTGCGTTAGTAACGAACTTTACGCTGCATTCTCAAGCCATATTCAGCCCCGCGCTTTTGGGTTATCGCGTTTTTGGGTTAAGCCGATGGATTTTGCCGACAGCAAGTTTGCTCGCACTTGCTTTGTTGTATGGCGGCTTTTATCCAAGCGCTTCTAGTCTTGCCTGGTTAGGCTTAATACCGGAGGCTGTACCTTATTACTCGGGAAGCGTAAATGGTGCTTATTTGGGGGTGAAGTTATTCCCTTGGGCATATTTTTTGATTCTGGGATATGGTATTTGGCTTTGTGATGCTTTGCGGCTTACGCAGCGTAGCGTGTCAGAGATTGCATCAGCGGGATTGTTCCTAGGTATGTTTGTCGCTTGGTTTTTTGCAATTAACCCCACGATGCAAACCCGGATTTTTGAGTTTTATGCAGTGCCACTTGTTTTGCTGGCAGGTAATGTACGTCGATCAAAGGTTAGAATATTAGTGACTTGCTTATTGGCGTTGGTGCTTTATTTGCGGCTAGAGCTGCTTCATGACTGGATTTTAGGATAA
- a CDS encoding HAD family hydrolase, whose amino-acid sequence MTFHELSDTVFVLDLDDTLYPEIDYQTSGYLEVCRWLEEISGIGLAQDLLSLRERNERDVLGALCELAALPLGIKESLLWIYRLHLPKISLSVSVTAFLQILRERYRVAILTDGRSVTQRQKIKALGLTDIPVYISEEYASEKPEPYRFELIMKEMPASRYAYVGDNPKKDFIAPNTLGWLTFCLRDKGKNVHSQETEGMDAKQMPNFWIDSLDETLGLVC is encoded by the coding sequence ATGACGTTTCATGAGTTGTCAGATACGGTGTTTGTTCTGGATTTAGATGACACCTTGTATCCAGAAATTGATTACCAGACTTCTGGTTATCTTGAAGTGTGCCGCTGGCTTGAAGAAATTTCCGGAATTGGTCTTGCTCAAGACTTGTTAAGTCTGCGTGAAAGAAATGAGCGCGATGTATTAGGTGCTTTGTGCGAGCTCGCGGCTTTGCCGTTGGGAATTAAGGAGTCGCTGCTTTGGATATATCGACTTCATCTGCCCAAGATAAGTCTGTCGGTATCAGTGACGGCGTTTTTACAGATTTTACGTGAAAGATATCGGGTTGCTATTTTGACAGATGGCCGTTCTGTAACCCAGCGTCAAAAAATAAAGGCGTTGGGCCTGACGGATATACCTGTATATATTTCAGAAGAGTATGCGTCTGAAAAACCAGAGCCCTATCGGTTCGAGTTGATAATGAAAGAGATGCCTGCAAGTCGTTATGCGTACGTTGGTGACAATCCCAAGAAGGATTTTATTGCTCCTAATACTCTCGGTTGGTTGACATTTTGCTTACGTGATAAAGGGAAAAATGTGCACTCACAAGAGACTGAAGGTATGGATGCGAAGCAAATGCCAAATTTCTGGATTGATTCACTTGACGAGACTCTGGGGTTAGTATGCTGA
- a CDS encoding glycosyltransferase — protein sequence MRLFLLFHDAALPHSRYLLEGFAANSRVVHLTVAYPEGRGADLIFSAGAASMPVSNGYRLVGLRSSRLREKWVRFRALVAAIREAQPNYVVVLDEGLYPNTLMAGAAVRLAGLKVPVVFYGFENINQMPPWAWLKAEGVRVLVPFLRKTVRYLFLDKGLQFLRKELVAGGLVSYVECEEVIRQARWDVPLKEQWWGVDTGLFKEAAQQIQTRPSAWEVNPTQRVIGFVGRFVPEKGVLDLLQALGPLGADYVLVCIGGGPQEIELREHAQSLGVAKQLRILPPMPASALAEHIAAMDVLALPSHTEQFWKEQYGRVLVEAMAAGVPVIGSDSGAIPYVIGDARRVFAEGDIAGICKAVKAAEGLTAAEREELQSRAARGDVSTFVQAYINLYDKLQGTC from the coding sequence ATGCGTCTATTCCTTTTGTTTCATGATGCCGCGCTCCCTCACTCTCGTTATTTGCTTGAAGGGTTTGCTGCAAATTCACGTGTTGTCCATTTAACGGTCGCTTATCCTGAGGGGCGAGGCGCTGATTTAATTTTTTCTGCGGGGGCGGCGAGTATGCCTGTTTCCAACGGATACCGTCTTGTTGGCCTCAGGAGTTCTCGATTGCGTGAGAAATGGGTTCGCTTTCGAGCACTTGTTGCAGCAATACGTGAGGCTCAACCTAATTATGTGGTTGTGCTTGATGAGGGCCTGTACCCCAATACATTAATGGCTGGTGCTGCAGTTCGGTTGGCCGGGCTGAAAGTGCCTGTGGTGTTTTATGGTTTTGAAAACATCAACCAAATGCCGCCGTGGGCTTGGCTGAAGGCTGAAGGCGTTCGTGTATTGGTGCCTTTTTTGAGAAAAACCGTTCGTTATCTTTTTCTAGACAAGGGGCTGCAGTTTTTGCGCAAAGAGCTGGTAGCCGGTGGGCTGGTTTCGTACGTCGAGTGTGAAGAGGTGATTCGGCAAGCCCGTTGGGATGTGCCCCTAAAAGAGCAGTGGTGGGGCGTGGATACGGGGTTGTTTAAAGAGGCAGCTCAGCAAATACAGACGCGGCCTAGCGCCTGGGAAGTAAATCCAACTCAACGAGTTATCGGGTTTGTGGGGCGTTTCGTACCAGAAAAGGGCGTGCTTGATTTGCTTCAGGCATTGGGCCCGCTTGGTGCTGATTATGTCTTGGTATGTATTGGTGGTGGCCCGCAAGAAATCGAACTTAGAGAACATGCACAGTCGCTTGGGGTAGCAAAGCAGCTCCGGATTCTGCCGCCAATGCCTGCATCTGCTTTGGCTGAACATATTGCTGCTATGGATGTTTTGGCATTACCGTCTCACACTGAGCAGTTCTGGAAAGAGCAGTACGGCCGCGTGTTGGTTGAGGCAATGGCGGCGGGCGTGCCGGTTATCGGTTCTGATTCTGGCGCGATTCCTTATGTGATTGGGGATGCTCGTCGTGTATTTGCCGAGGGTGATATTGCTGGCATTTGTAAGGCGGTGAAGGCGGCCGAAGGATTGACTGCAGCAGAACGAGAAGAACTGCAATCACGCGCTGCGCGCGGTGATGTATCGACATTTGTGCAGGCCTACATCAATTTATACGATAAATTACAGGGCACATGCTAG